A genome region from Candidatus Woesearchaeota archaeon includes the following:
- the amrA gene encoding AmmeMemoRadiSam system protein A: MNDADKDYLLKLARNTLDKYILTGDTYAPDDVPDSLKQKSGTFVTLTVAGDLRGCIGSLTPGEPIFKSVINNTVNAAVDDPRFPPVDATELKRIKIEVSVLTPMKRLDHSGPDDLLARLRPDIDGVWLQLRGHGATYLPDVWEHFSDKKGFLESLCQKAGLPPDAWKDPEAKIFIYQTIKFGE; encoded by the coding sequence ATGAATGATGCAGATAAGGATTATTTGCTGAAGCTTGCCAGGAATACCCTGGATAAGTATATCCTGACAGGTGATACATATGCTCCTGATGATGTGCCTGATTCACTTAAGCAGAAGTCAGGGACTTTTGTGACTCTTACTGTTGCAGGTGATCTGAGAGGGTGCATCGGCTCACTCACTCCAGGCGAGCCCATTTTCAAGAGTGTCATCAATAACACAGTGAATGCAGCGGTGGATGACCCGAGATTCCCTCCTGTGGATGCTACTGAGCTCAAGAGGATAAAGATAGAGGTCTCGGTCCTTACCCCGATGAAGAGGCTTGACCATTCAGGCCCTGATGATCTGCTTGCCAGGCTCAGGCCTGATATTGATGGGGTCTGGCTCCAGCTCAGGGGCCATGGTGCGACTTATCTGCCTGATGTGTGGGAGCATTTTTCTGATAAGAAGGGATTCCTTGAGTCTCTCTGCCAGAAAGCAGGGCTTCCCCCTGATGCCTGGAAGGATCCAGAGGCAAAGATTTTTATTTATCAGACAATCA
- the amrS gene encoding AmmeMemoRadiSam system radical SAM enzyme has protein sequence MKECVLYEPTEKGGSVRCKACSHRCIIADGKRGICGVRQNRAGKLYLLVYDKVVAMHMDPMEKKPLYHFLPGTSIMSIGTVGCNFRCDFCQNWEISQAPKNDGPVYGENVKASEIVSKAKLNGCSGIAYTYNEPAIFIEFAHDVAMLARAEGLKNVYVSNGYETEEALKYMRPYIDAINIDLKSFSDDFYRKLCGARLQPVLDTIRRAKDMGFWTEITTLVIPGKNDSDAELKQIAEFIASVDKSIPWHISRFFPMYKMLDLPQTSMASLLRAYEAGKRAGLEYVYVGNIPDEKYERTFCPKCRKLVIDRAWHAGKVKIDLDGDKCPGCSTLVEGVFR, from the coding sequence ATGAAAGAGTGTGTGCTTTACGAACCTACGGAAAAGGGGGGTTCTGTGCGCTGCAAGGCCTGCTCTCATCGCTGCATAATCGCAGATGGCAAGCGCGGTATCTGCGGTGTGAGGCAGAACAGGGCAGGCAAGCTCTATCTCCTTGTCTATGATAAGGTCGTGGCCATGCATATGGATCCCATGGAAAAGAAGCCTCTCTATCATTTCCTGCCGGGGACATCAATCATGTCAATCGGCACAGTGGGCTGTAATTTCCGCTGCGATTTCTGCCAGAATTGGGAGATTAGCCAGGCTCCGAAGAATGATGGTCCTGTCTATGGTGAAAATGTCAAAGCCAGCGAGATTGTCAGCAAGGCGAAGCTGAATGGATGCAGTGGCATCGCATACACTTACAATGAACCCGCCATCTTCATCGAATTTGCGCATGATGTTGCTATGCTCGCAAGGGCTGAAGGGCTGAAGAATGTTTATGTATCAAATGGATATGAAACAGAAGAAGCCCTGAAATACATGAGGCCTTATATCGATGCTATCAACATTGATCTGAAATCATTCTCAGATGATTTCTACAGGAAGCTTTGCGGAGCAAGGCTCCAGCCTGTACTGGATACGATCAGGCGTGCTAAAGATATGGGTTTCTGGACTGAGATAACCACTCTTGTGATACCCGGAAAGAATGATTCTGATGCCGAGCTGAAGCAGATCGCAGAGTTCATCGCATCTGTCGACAAGAGCATCCCTTGGCACATATCAAGGTTCTTCCCGATGTATAAGATGCTTGACCTGCCTCAGACCTCGATGGCTTCTCTTCTCCGTGCATATGAAGCCGGGAAGAGGGCAGGCTTGGAATATGTCTATGTGGGGAATATCCCTGATGAGAAGTATGAGAGGACCTTTTGCCCAAAATGCAGGAAGCTTGTGATTGACAGGGCTTGGCATGCAGGGAAGGTCAAGATTGATCTGGATGGAGACAAGTGTCCTGGATGCTCAACACTGGTAGAGGGGGTTTTCAGATGA
- the amrB gene encoding AmmeMemoRadiSam system protein B, producing MNHIEKQGKRFRMPAVAGSFYPADRETLKGMIKKLFEKAKKITKPEEIHGIIVPHAGYVYSGYVAAAAYSLIDKKTKKVCVLGPSHREYFNDALSDEADFWLTPLGEVKITGTQDFVKNREAHMAEHSLEVQIPFLQTVLDKFELLPLCCGHMTNLQCAGVAEKLAKMEDALFVISTDLSHFEDQKTANLLDKKTNEIIEDLDIDKIDKLNACGQVPVMIAMHLCRIKGWKMHLIDYMTSGDITGDKTSVVGYSSFWF from the coding sequence ATGAATCATATCGAGAAACAAGGAAAGAGGTTCAGGATGCCGGCTGTTGCAGGCTCATTCTATCCAGCAGACAGGGAAACGCTCAAAGGTATGATCAAGAAGCTCTTTGAGAAAGCCAAAAAGATTACGAAACCAGAAGAGATACACGGCATCATAGTGCCGCATGCAGGATATGTGTATTCAGGATATGTGGCAGCAGCTGCATATTCACTCATTGACAAGAAGACAAAGAAAGTCTGCGTTCTGGGGCCGAGCCACAGAGAATATTTCAATGATGCACTATCAGATGAGGCTGACTTCTGGCTGACACCGTTAGGAGAGGTCAAGATAACTGGCACACAGGATTTTGTGAAGAACAGGGAAGCGCACATGGCTGAGCATTCCCTCGAAGTGCAGATACCGTTCCTGCAGACTGTGCTCGACAAGTTCGAATTGCTTCCATTATGCTGCGGCCACATGACAAACCTGCAATGTGCAGGAGTTGCGGAGAAGCTCGCAAAGATGGAAGATGCGCTCTTTGTGATAAGCACTGACCTGAGCCACTTCGAGGACCAAAAGACCGCTAACCTGCTGGACAAAAAGACAAATGAGATAATCGAGGATCTTGACATCGACAAGATAGACAAGCTGAATGCATGCGGTCAGGTGCCGGTGATGATAGCCATGCACCTCTGCAGGATAAAAGGATGGAAGATGCATCTGATTGACTACATGACATCAGGGGATATCACAGGAGACAAGACAAGCGTTGTCGGGTATTCCAGTTTCTGGTTCTGA
- a CDS encoding CDP-alcohol phosphatidyltransferase family protein, which yields MRTKNIFTLPNMLSLSRIPFAILIILQSDSLMRYVWLGLAALSDFFDGLVARKMKLVTKTGAMIDGFADKVFVIAIFGYFFVELNLPLYFIILFFLRDIVTSIAAVFLLTKKVVIPARMLGKITTILQFLVLLFMVAKQELIVLIGVYSVFAFSMASLVDYFFYAKNKDII from the coding sequence ATGAGGACAAAAAATATATTCACACTCCCAAATATGCTTTCTCTGAGCAGGATACCTTTTGCAATCCTCATAATACTCCAGTCTGATTCACTAATGAGGTATGTTTGGCTAGGATTGGCTGCACTCAGTGATTTCTTTGATGGTCTTGTGGCAAGAAAAATGAAGCTTGTGACAAAAACAGGCGCCATGATAGACGGATTTGCAGATAAGGTGTTTGTCATAGCGATATTCGGATACTTCTTTGTCGAGCTGAACCTACCCCTCTATTTCATAATCCTTTTCTTCCTAAGGGATATTGTCACATCCATAGCCGCTGTTTTTCTGCTGACAAAAAAAGTGGTCATACCGGCGAGGATGCTTGGAAAAATCACGACAATACTCCAGTTCCTGGTGCTATTATTCATGGTGGCAAAGCAGGAACTGATAGTATTAATAGGAGTCTATTCAGTGTTCGCATTCTCAATGGCCAGCCTGGTAGATTATTTTTTCTATGCAAAAAATAAGGATATAATATAA
- the argF gene encoding ornithine carbamoyltransferase, with amino-acid sequence MDQLKHLISLKEFDGKWMQDCIDLAIDTKKNPEAYKDKMKNKTLIMLFQKASTRTRTSFEAGATQLGGHAIFIDWRTTQLDKASLADEAKCLARYGDIIMARVKKNEHMYELANNSRVPVINGCDDMYHPCQSLGDIMTIQEHLGPVKGKKLVYFGINNNVSNTLSLAAAKLGMKFVLCCPDKDRDAIDRDLHGLLEKSGNYEEISDPKEAIMNADVIYTDTWVNMEFFNDPAFAEEKDRRIRTFMPYQLNKELHSNAPHALIMHDLPAHVGYEITRDMIDHERSIIFDQAENRMHIQKAIMLKLLDLA; translated from the coding sequence GTGGATCAGTTGAAGCATTTGATTTCTCTGAAGGAGTTTGACGGCAAGTGGATGCAGGACTGTATTGATCTTGCCATCGATACAAAGAAGAATCCTGAAGCATACAAGGATAAGATGAAGAACAAGACCCTGATAATGCTGTTCCAGAAGGCGAGCACCAGGACAAGGACTTCTTTTGAAGCAGGTGCAACACAGCTTGGCGGCCATGCCATATTCATTGACTGGCGCACTACCCAGCTGGACAAGGCCAGCCTTGCAGACGAGGCAAAGTGTCTTGCGAGATATGGTGACATCATCATGGCCAGGGTGAAGAAGAATGAGCATATGTATGAGCTGGCTAACAATTCAAGAGTCCCTGTCATAAATGGCTGCGATGACATGTACCATCCCTGCCAGAGCCTTGGCGACATCATGACAATACAGGAGCATCTGGGTCCTGTGAAAGGGAAGAAGCTTGTGTATTTCGGCATCAATAACAATGTGAGCAACACTCTTTCTCTTGCAGCTGCAAAGCTTGGCATGAAGTTTGTTCTGTGCTGTCCTGACAAGGATCGTGATGCGATAGATAGGGACTTGCATGGACTCCTTGAAAAGAGCGGGAACTATGAGGAGATATCTGATCCTAAAGAAGCGATCATGAATGCAGATGTGATATACACCGATACCTGGGTCAATATGGAGTTCTTCAATGACCCTGCCTTTGCAGAAGAGAAAGATCGCAGGATAAGGACTTTCATGCCATACCAGCTGAACAAGGAGCTCCATTCAAATGCGCCCCATGCTCTCATCATGCATGACCTGCCTGCTCATGTCGGCTATGAGATCACAAGGGACATGATAGACCACGAGAGATCCATCATCTTTGACCAGGCAGAGAACAGGATGCACATCCAGAAAGCTATCATGCTTAAGCTGCTTGATCTGGCTTGA
- the tgt gene encoding tRNA guanosine(34) transglycosylase Tgt, translated as MRKRLGEKKGEKRGNLGFRILVTDPECRARAGLLRLKHGTIETPAFMPVATKATVKTLSSEDMESLGAQILMCNTYHLHLQPGEQVVKRLGGLHSFMDWKKPIITDSAGFQAFSLGYGIEHFTGKIGSYFIGDDELGRKKGHVAKKLAHVDEEGVRFNSIYNNEVRHLTPEKSIAIQKALGADIIIAFDECTSPYSDHDYTKQSMERTHRWAERSLKAHKRNRKHQSLFGVIQGGYYEDLRRESARFISSLSFDGICVGGSLGRSKDDMHRILDWVHEEISGSKGSSVRPVHLLGIGTVEDIFESVQRGIDLFDCVGPTRIARCGYVYITPKSGGTKKNKFRFKITNSKFENDRVPIDKTCSCPVCKRHSRSYIRHLFKSREYLAYRLTTIHNLHFMLQLMEDIRESIRIGKFLQLKKKWLGR; from the coding sequence ATGAGGAAGAGATTAGGAGAGAAAAAAGGAGAGAAAAGAGGCAATCTGGGATTCAGGATCCTTGTGACAGACCCTGAGTGCCGCGCAAGAGCAGGTCTGCTGAGGCTGAAGCACGGAACCATCGAGACACCTGCCTTCATGCCTGTGGCGACCAAAGCGACAGTCAAGACCCTGAGCAGCGAGGACATGGAGTCTCTCGGCGCGCAGATCCTGATGTGCAATACATATCATCTTCATCTCCAGCCAGGAGAGCAGGTCGTGAAAAGGCTGGGCGGCCTCCACAGCTTCATGGACTGGAAAAAGCCGATCATCACAGACAGTGCAGGTTTCCAGGCCTTCAGCCTGGGTTACGGGATAGAGCACTTCACAGGCAAGATAGGTTCTTATTTCATCGGGGATGATGAGCTTGGGAGAAAAAAGGGCCATGTTGCAAAGAAGCTTGCTCATGTGGACGAGGAAGGTGTAAGGTTCAACTCCATATACAACAATGAGGTGCGTCATCTTACACCTGAGAAATCGATCGCTATCCAGAAAGCATTGGGTGCTGATATAATAATCGCTTTTGACGAGTGCACGTCGCCTTATTCTGATCATGATTACACAAAGCAGAGCATGGAGCGCACCCATAGGTGGGCAGAAAGAAGCCTTAAGGCCCATAAGCGGAACAGGAAGCATCAGTCCCTGTTCGGTGTCATACAAGGCGGTTATTATGAGGATCTCAGGAGGGAATCTGCAAGGTTCATCTCAAGCCTAAGCTTTGACGGCATCTGTGTCGGCGGAAGTCTCGGAAGGTCTAAGGATGACATGCATAGGATACTCGATTGGGTGCACGAGGAGATTTCAGGCAGCAAAGGCAGCAGTGTCAGGCCTGTCCATCTGCTCGGCATCGGCACTGTCGAGGACATCTTTGAATCAGTGCAGAGGGGCATTGACCTGTTTGACTGTGTCGGCCCGACGCGCATAGCAAGGTGCGGTTATGTCTACATCACCCCGAAATCCGGCGGCACCAAGAAGAACAAGTTCAGGTTCAAGATAACAAACAGTAAGTTTGAGAATGACAGGGTGCCTATTGACAAGACATGCTCCTGTCCTGTCTGCAAGAGACATTCAAGGTCATATATCAGGCATCTGTTCAAAAGCAGGGAATATCTCGCTTACCGTCTGACAACAATCCATAATCTCCATTTCATGCTTCAGCTTATGGAGGATATAAGGGAATCGATCAGGATCGGGAAGTTCCTGCAACTCAAGAAGAAGTGGCTTGGCAGATGA
- a CDS encoding queuosine precursor transporter yields the protein MKAHLYDWIRKLNLSRTQLTIILASVYVFFSLTANIAATKVTYFGKFVMDAGIIYSLTFTWRDLIHKQLGKSAALTTIYVSAIINFLAAIYFQLAVLLPAETQWAAAGGQVAWEFLFGLQIRIVLGSILAMIIAEVIDTYVYHYWTTGIGRGKPHYLRVFISNGISIPIDSIVFPIIAFLGILDWGVIFQMFIAGVIVKFALTIISFWMIYLVPDKPVFTRRD from the coding sequence ATGAAGGCCCACCTTTATGATTGGATAAGGAAGCTGAATCTCAGCAGGACACAATTGACCATCATCCTTGCATCAGTCTATGTCTTCTTTTCGCTCACTGCAAACATTGCTGCGACAAAAGTCACTTACTTCGGCAAGTTTGTCATGGATGCAGGCATCATCTACTCTTTGACCTTCACTTGGAGGGATCTGATACACAAGCAGCTCGGGAAGTCTGCTGCTCTCACCACGATATATGTTTCTGCAATCATAAATTTTCTTGCAGCAATATATTTCCAGCTTGCAGTCCTGCTCCCTGCTGAGACCCAATGGGCTGCTGCAGGCGGTCAGGTGGCATGGGAATTCCTTTTCGGCCTTCAGATAAGGATTGTTCTCGGTTCCATACTTGCGATGATTATCGCTGAGGTGATAGACACTTATGTCTATCATTACTGGACAACAGGGATCGGCAGGGGCAAGCCTCATTATCTGAGGGTGTTTATCAGCAACGGGATATCTATACCTATCGACAGCATTGTATTCCCTATTATCGCTTTCTTGGGCATACTGGATTGGGGTGTCATCTTCCAGATGTTCATTGCCGGGGTCATTGTCAAATTCGCCTTGACAATTATCTCATTCTGGATGATCTATCTCGTACCAGACAAGCCCGTCTTCACGAGACGTGACTGA